One Clostridium estertheticum DNA segment encodes these proteins:
- a CDS encoding ketose-bisphosphate aldolase, which produces MALVTTTNMFKKAFEGNYAIGAFNINNMEIIQGIMDACEVHKSAVILQVSGGALKYARPTYLRKMVEAAVEDTGLDVALHLDHGSDLAQVKLAIASGFTSVMYDGSHFDYEENVRLTKEVVEYAHSKGVVVEAELGKLAGVEDAVSVSAADATYTDPEQAVDYVKRTGIDSLAIAIGTSHGAYKFKGEAKLDFARLESITKKLEEAGMHNFPIVLHGASAVDQDFVAMCNEFGGDIKGAKGIPLEMLRKAASMAVCKINMDTDLRLAMTGSIRKVLTQIPGEIDPRKYLGEARNNITKLVDGKITNVLGSANSSK; this is translated from the coding sequence ATGGCTTTAGTTACTACAACTAATATGTTTAAAAAAGCTTTTGAAGGAAATTACGCAATTGGTGCATTTAACATCAATAATATGGAAATAATTCAAGGAATAATGGATGCTTGTGAAGTTCACAAGTCCGCAGTTATTCTTCAAGTATCAGGTGGCGCTTTGAAATATGCTAGACCTACATACCTTAGAAAAATGGTAGAGGCAGCTGTAGAAGACACTGGTCTTGACGTAGCTCTTCACTTAGATCACGGTTCAGATCTTGCTCAAGTTAAACTTGCAATAGCTTCTGGATTTACTTCAGTAATGTATGATGGTTCTCATTTTGATTATGAGGAAAACGTAAGATTAACTAAAGAAGTAGTTGAATATGCTCATTCTAAAGGTGTTGTAGTTGAAGCTGAGCTTGGAAAACTTGCTGGAGTTGAAGATGCTGTTTCAGTTTCAGCTGCAGATGCAACTTATACTGATCCAGAACAAGCAGTAGATTATGTAAAAAGAACTGGCATTGACTCTTTAGCTATAGCTATAGGAACAAGCCATGGTGCTTATAAATTCAAAGGCGAAGCTAAACTTGACTTTGCAAGATTAGAATCAATAACTAAAAAATTAGAAGAAGCTGGAATGCACAACTTCCCAATAGTTCTTCACGGAGCTTCTGCTGTAGATCAAGATTTCGTTGCTATGTGCAATGAATTTGGCGGAGATATTAAAGGAGCAAAGGGAATACCACTAGAAATGCTCCGAAAAGCAGCTTCTATGGCTGTTTGTAAAATAAACATGGATACTGATTTAAGACTTGCTATGACAGGTTCAATAAGAAAAGTTCTAACTCAAATTCCTGGTGAAATAGATCCAAGAAAATATCTTGGAGAAGCAAGAAATAACATTACTAAATTAGTTGATGGTAAAATCACTAATGTTTTAGGTTCTGCTAATTCATCTAAATAA
- a CDS encoding DUF4363 family protein, with amino-acid sequence MKNVYLAFSIFIIMIIGIFLSINAINRSCDQLQNLNCTLESYILNENYEDAYTLSLDYIAQWKSDSKFLTIYIHHEDLDYVDNEILKLTQYIKTRDKSESLATVHSMKYLIDHIKSHEKVSISNIF; translated from the coding sequence ATGAAAAATGTTTACTTAGCCTTTAGTATATTCATTATAATGATTATAGGAATATTTTTATCTATAAATGCTATAAATCGCAGTTGCGACCAATTGCAAAATTTGAATTGTACCCTAGAAAGTTATATACTTAATGAGAACTATGAAGATGCGTATACTCTATCCCTAGATTATATAGCTCAATGGAAAAGTGATTCTAAATTTTTAACCATTTATATACATCATGAGGACTTAGATTATGTAGACAATGAAATTTTAAAATTAACTCAATATATAAAAACTCGCGATAAGTCAGAATCCTTAGCCACAGTACATTCTATGAAATATCTTATAGATCATATAAAATCTCATGAAAAAGTATCTATAAGCAATATTTTTTAA
- a CDS encoding metallophosphoesterase produces MALWAISDLHLALNSDKPMDIFGDKWEKHHEKIKENWLRKVSTQDTVLIAGDISWSMNISEGVEDLEWIHKLPGKKILIKGNHDYWWSSITKLNSLYEDMNFIQNNFFSYKDFAICGTRGWNCPGAARFTEHDEKIYNRELIRLRISLDEAMKNGYSKFIVMLHYPPTNDKFEETKLISIIKEYNVAKVIYGHLHGPSLNRLYEGNIEGVEYIVTSCDYLDFDPLKILE; encoded by the coding sequence ATGGCGTTGTGGGCAATATCTGATCTTCATTTAGCTTTAAATTCAGATAAACCCATGGATATATTTGGAGATAAATGGGAAAAACATCATGAGAAAATAAAAGAAAATTGGCTTAGAAAAGTTTCCACGCAGGATACTGTATTAATTGCAGGGGATATTTCATGGTCAATGAATATTTCAGAGGGCGTAGAGGATTTGGAGTGGATTCATAAACTCCCAGGTAAGAAAATACTTATTAAAGGGAATCATGACTATTGGTGGAGCAGCATTACAAAGCTTAATTCGCTCTATGAAGATATGAATTTCATTCAAAATAATTTTTTTAGCTATAAAGATTTTGCTATATGCGGAACCCGTGGGTGGAATTGCCCAGGAGCTGCAAGGTTTACGGAGCATGATGAGAAAATATATAATAGAGAGTTAATAAGGCTTCGAATATCATTAGACGAGGCAATGAAGAATGGGTATAGTAAATTTATAGTAATGCTTCATTATCCACCTACTAATGATAAATTCGAAGAAACTAAACTTATAAGTATAATTAAAGAATATAATGTGGCAAAGGTCATATATGGACATTTACATGGACCATCACTAAATAGGTTATATGAAGGAAATATAGAGGGCGTGGAGTATATAGTAACTTCTTGTGATTATTTGGATTTTGATCCACTAAAGATATTAGAATAG
- a CDS encoding DUF5685 family protein yields the protein MFGYVTPCKMEMKIKDYEKFKAYYCGLCNSIKNNYGQVPRLTLNFDMTFLAVLLDSLSDNKCNFTKFSCAIHPLKKRVMISNNLALDYAAFCNTTLAYYKLMDDACDNKTMKSKVFSIFLKKYLEKSKVEYTEVMKYTEVKLILLNTLEVNSMDLSIDEHLSIDELSHVFADLTGFIISFYYKDAPFKEDLYWLGYNLGKWIYIIDAYDDLEKDLKSASFNAISSLLNTDNLDFKSFSKCIQPRIDYILTTCAQQCLKNLNSLPLTKNEDILYNILELGLMEKMHKVFNEKLDIDYIKGVEYKDGKSI from the coding sequence ATGTTTGGATATGTAACTCCATGTAAAATGGAAATGAAGATAAAAGACTACGAAAAATTCAAAGCATATTATTGCGGTCTATGTAATTCTATAAAAAATAACTATGGTCAGGTGCCAAGACTTACTTTAAATTTTGATATGACTTTTTTAGCAGTACTTCTAGATTCACTTAGTGATAATAAATGCAACTTCACTAAATTTAGTTGCGCAATTCATCCACTTAAAAAAAGGGTTATGATTAGCAATAATTTGGCTTTAGATTATGCGGCCTTTTGTAATACCACTTTAGCATATTATAAGTTAATGGATGACGCGTGCGATAATAAAACAATGAAAAGTAAAGTTTTTTCAATATTTTTAAAGAAATATTTAGAAAAATCCAAAGTAGAATATACTGAAGTAATGAAGTATACTGAAGTAAAGCTAATATTGTTAAATACTTTAGAAGTCAATTCTATGGATTTATCCATAGATGAGCATCTATCCATAGATGAGTTATCTCATGTTTTTGCTGACCTTACGGGCTTTATAATATCCTTTTATTATAAGGATGCACCCTTTAAAGAGGATTTATATTGGCTTGGTTATAATTTAGGTAAATGGATATATATTATAGATGCTTATGATGATTTAGAAAAGGATTTAAAAAGCGCTTCTTTTAATGCTATAAGTTCATTACTTAATACAGATAATTTGGATTTCAAAAGTTTTTCGAAATGCATACAGCCAAGAATTGATTATATATTGACTACTTGCGCCCAGCAATGTTTGAAAAATTTAAATTCATTACCACTAACCAAAAACGAGGATATATTATATAATATATTAGAGCTTGGACTCATGGAAAAAATGCATAAAGTTTTTAATGAAAAATTAGATATCGATTATATAAAAGGAGTGGAATATAAAGATGGCAAATCCATATGA
- a CDS encoding EscU/YscU/HrcU family type III secretion system export apparatus switch protein, with product MKKTKKAAAIKYEQGYDVPIVTAAGMGYIADKILLKAEESKVAIVQNEELANLLLNVDIGSEIPFELYDAIAKVIAYVMDIDSLMKKD from the coding sequence ATGAAAAAAACTAAAAAAGCTGCTGCCATAAAATATGAACAAGGGTATGATGTGCCTATAGTAACTGCAGCTGGAATGGGCTATATTGCAGATAAAATTTTGCTTAAGGCTGAAGAAAGTAAAGTGGCTATTGTCCAAAATGAGGAATTAGCTAATTTGCTTTTAAATGTTGATATAGGATCAGAAATACCTTTCGAATTATATGATGCAATAGCAAAGGTTATTGCTTATGTAATGGATATAGATTCATTAATGAAAAAAGACTAA
- a CDS encoding nucleoid-associated protein, which yields MEYIKEVNINEAIIHVLDNNADEPILNEYALDLDEEKYNFLLKHIQKCLKDEDLKYGVFNSDRNIVKDLSQEYLNGENNLLVVSKELASQMFGLMRSKGSIPSCDLIVVSFTTEFGPILGIFKMDYIKNYVHTIEFVDSKLGIDIVPQFTGLPGSSQRIQKCAFLKPIRNENNFDLMVIDKRVKSKEASNDQVSSSENQEYGSNYFINDYLGCTIIDNERDVTKNFVKAAEKFTQNTFPENADKAEAVRTAIKRKLKEEDSIDVRELSQEIFSENHETKEKFVDFITQQGITENISLDKEWIDKKLKRVRLKIDKDIDLYVDTETYHDNSRFEIQRNGDGTINMVIKHVSNYVEK from the coding sequence TTGGAGTACATAAAAGAAGTTAATATAAATGAGGCTATTATTCATGTTTTAGATAATAATGCAGATGAACCTATATTGAATGAATATGCCTTGGATTTAGATGAAGAAAAATATAATTTTTTATTGAAACATATTCAGAAGTGTTTAAAAGATGAAGACTTAAAATATGGGGTATTTAATTCTGATCGAAACATAGTAAAAGACTTATCTCAGGAATACTTAAATGGTGAAAATAATTTACTGGTTGTATCTAAGGAACTGGCAAGTCAGATGTTTGGTTTGATGAGATCTAAGGGGAGCATTCCATCCTGCGATTTGATAGTAGTATCTTTTACTACAGAATTTGGACCAATACTTGGTATATTCAAAATGGATTATATTAAGAATTATGTTCACACTATAGAGTTTGTAGATAGTAAGTTAGGCATTGATATAGTGCCGCAGTTCACTGGCCTTCCTGGTTCATCTCAAAGGATACAAAAATGTGCTTTTTTGAAGCCCATTAGAAATGAGAATAATTTTGATCTAATGGTTATTGATAAAAGGGTTAAGAGTAAAGAAGCGAGTAATGATCAAGTCAGCAGCAGTGAAAATCAGGAATATGGTTCAAACTACTTTATTAATGATTATTTAGGTTGCACAATTATTGATAATGAAAGAGATGTTACTAAAAACTTTGTTAAAGCAGCTGAAAAATTTACCCAGAATACCTTCCCAGAAAATGCTGATAAAGCAGAAGCTGTTAGAACTGCTATAAAGAGGAAACTTAAAGAAGAAGATAGTATTGATGTTAGAGAGTTGTCCCAGGAAATATTTTCTGAAAATCATGAAACTAAGGAAAAATTTGTTGATTTTATTACGCAGCAAGGAATCACAGAAAATATTAGTCTTGACAAAGAATGGATAGATAAAAAGCTAAAAAGAGTAAGACTTAAAATTGATAAGGATATTGACTTATATGTGGACACTGAAACGTATCATGATAATAGCCGCTTTGAAATACAAAGAAATGGTGATGGAACAATTAATATGGTCATTAAACATGTAAGCAATTATGTTGAAAAATAG
- a CDS encoding DUF421 domain-containing protein has translation MFILIIRTFFLYFAVIFIMRLMGKKQIGELEPFELVIALMISELATFPMQDIRIPLLHSIIPILTLLFLQVATSFIELKSEKARRILTGTPSILIKNGKIDIAELKYQRFNINDLLEELRLKGYFNLSDIQYAILETSGELSILPRTGQSNATKDDLKLKITQESLPVPLILDGNINYKNLELLAKDETWLNRKLKENNISDAKDVFIGIIDTKNKFFYQLKEGKGKDK, from the coding sequence ATGTTTATTTTAATAATCAGAACTTTTTTCTTATATTTTGCAGTAATCTTTATTATGAGGCTAATGGGTAAAAAACAAATAGGTGAGCTTGAACCTTTTGAGCTGGTGATTGCATTAATGATTTCTGAACTCGCTACTTTTCCCATGCAAGATATAAGAATACCATTGTTACATTCCATTATACCAATACTTACTTTGTTATTTCTTCAAGTAGCTACTTCTTTTATTGAACTCAAAAGTGAAAAAGCCAGAAGAATATTGACAGGCACTCCAAGTATATTAATAAAAAACGGAAAAATTGATATTGCTGAGCTCAAATATCAAAGATTCAATATTAATGATTTATTAGAAGAACTTAGATTAAAAGGATATTTTAATCTATCCGATATTCAATATGCTATTTTAGAGACTAGTGGTGAACTATCCATATTGCCAAGAACTGGTCAAAGCAATGCAACTAAGGATGATTTAAAATTAAAAATAACTCAAGAGTCTTTGCCTGTACCTTTGATTTTGGATGGTAATATAAATTATAAAAATTTAGAACTTTTAGCTAAAGACGAAACTTGGTTAAACCGTAAACTAAAAGAAAATAATATTTCAGATGCAAAAGATGTTTTCATAGGAATAATAGATACTAAAAATAAGTTTTTTTACCAACTTAAGGAAGGTAAAGGTAAAGATAAATGA
- a CDS encoding class IV adenylate cyclase yields MKEIETRIIDIDVEEIRRKLLNINAPKVKQENQINNIYDFSDKRLIKSKGYARIRTIQDELTNSTLHYITTKKLISQEKYKIMDEHESEIKDEVAAKGIFEALGLELIQSIKKYRESYKYKNTLIEIDINEKEFCPFPYIEIESEDEDELCEVVNLLGYSLSDTTSKTIYEILKSKRLEVKGL; encoded by the coding sequence ATGAAAGAAATAGAAACTAGAATTATAGATATCGATGTAGAGGAAATTCGCAGAAAATTATTGAATATAAATGCTCCAAAAGTTAAGCAAGAAAATCAAATAAATAATATTTATGATTTCTCGGATAAAAGGCTAATTAAGAGCAAAGGCTATGCAAGAATACGCACTATCCAAGATGAGTTAACAAACTCCACGTTGCACTATATCACCACAAAAAAACTTATAAGCCAAGAAAAGTACAAAATTATGGATGAGCATGAATCAGAAATTAAAGATGAAGTAGCAGCTAAAGGTATATTTGAAGCCTTAGGTCTTGAGCTTATACAATCCATTAAAAAATATAGGGAAAGCTATAAGTATAAAAATACTCTTATAGAAATAGACATAAATGAGAAGGAATTCTGTCCTTTTCCTTATATAGAAATTGAAAGTGAAGATGAGGATGAACTTTGCGAAGTTGTAAACTTGCTAGGCTATAGCCTCTCGGATACTACCTCTAAAACTATTTATGAAATACTAAAATCAAAAAGATTAGAAGTGAAGGGGCTATAA
- a CDS encoding GTP pyrophosphokinase family protein, whose amino-acid sequence MAIREWKKFLIPYEQAVEELKLKFKSIRREYRRKNDYSPVEFVTGRVKEISSILEKANKFSIPLDRIEFEMEDIAGIRVMCQFVDDIDKVVNLIRERRDMHIVYEKDYVANVKESGYRSYHMIIKYPVNLVDGQTEILAEFQIRTLAMNFWATVEHSLNYKYKHDIPEYIREKLKNAADAAFQLDQQMLEIKDEIKDAQKLFEVKSNLVSDIMNNILMISSLGKLMESTRYREQLNKLLEEGEVFELSSLLKATQKTLDVYGVS is encoded by the coding sequence ATGGCAATAAGAGAGTGGAAAAAATTCTTAATTCCTTATGAACAGGCAGTAGAAGAGTTAAAATTAAAATTCAAAAGCATAAGGAGAGAGTATCGTCGTAAAAATGACTATTCACCTGTAGAATTTGTTACAGGAAGAGTTAAAGAAATATCTAGCATTCTTGAAAAAGCTAATAAATTCTCTATACCTCTGGATAGAATTGAATTTGAAATGGAGGATATTGCAGGTATAAGAGTAATGTGCCAATTTGTAGATGACATTGATAAGGTGGTAAATTTAATTCGTGAAAGACGAGATATGCATATAGTTTATGAAAAAGATTATGTTGCTAATGTAAAAGAGAGTGGGTATAGAAGCTATCATATGATCATAAAGTATCCTGTAAATTTAGTTGATGGTCAAACGGAAATACTAGCAGAATTTCAAATTAGAACCTTGGCAATGAATTTTTGGGCTACAGTAGAACATTCTCTAAATTATAAATATAAGCATGATATACCAGAATATATAAGAGAAAAACTTAAAAATGCGGCAGATGCTGCTTTTCAATTAGACCAGCAGATGTTAGAAATTAAAGACGAAATTAAGGATGCACAAAAACTCTTTGAGGTTAAATCTAATTTGGTATCCGATATAATGAATAACATTCTTATGATTTCTTCCCTTGGAAAATTAATGGAATCAACTAGGTATAGAGAACAACTTAATAAGCTACTAGAAGAGGGCGAAGTCTTTGAACTTAGCAGCCTTCTTAAAGCAACTCAAAAAACCTTAGACGTGTATGGAGTTTCGTAA
- the leuS gene encoding leucine--tRNA ligase yields the protein MAKYNITIDEKWQQKWEETNLYKFDENNTAKKLYVLEMFSYPSGSQLHAGHWFNYGPVDSWARMKKMQGYNVFQPMGFDAFGLPAENYAIKTGVHPKDSTEQNIITMEKQLKAMGAMFNWDHEVVTCRPDYYKWTQWLFLKLFEKGLAYRKKAPVNWCPSCSTVLANEQVLVDGSCERCGTEVTKKNLTQWFLKITDYADELLEKLDTLDWPEKTKAMQKHWIGKSTGAEVTFKVADSDIDFSVFTTRVDTLYGVTYVVFAPENELVDVLTKGEYKAAVVAYRDAANKQSDIERQSITREKTGVFTGSYAINPINGRKIPIWVADYVLNTYGTGAVMAVPAHDDRDFAFATKYNLPIERVIVGYKSVISGTENAMASDENLPYTEHGKMVNSEEFNGLSTEEGKDAVVKKLEVQNLGTGKVNFRLRDWLVSRQRYWGAPIPIIHCDKCGTVPVPEDQLPVELPYDVEFAPDGESPLAKSSDFINVPCPVCGSPARREADTLDTFVCSSFYYLRYVDNKNSEKAFDTDLINKMLPVDKYVGGPEHACMHLLYARFITKALRDMGYLNFDEPFLSLTHQGLILGPDGLKMSKSKGNTISPDKYIQEFGSDVFRMYLMFGFGYTDGGAWSDDGIKAIGKFVDRIERAIDTGINEMLKESNKAESLHTAEKELNYWRHFAIKGVTEDAEKLQFNTAIARLMELTNAISKYVNEETVNSSFLKEVLVDYLLLLAPFAPHFSEEKWETLGMDYSIFNQSWPKFDKEALIKDEIEIAIQVNGKIKSRIIIAQGLDEDAIKEAALADETLIASLEGKTVRKIIVIKGRLVNIVAS from the coding sequence ATGGCAAAATATAATATAACCATCGATGAAAAATGGCAACAAAAATGGGAAGAAACTAATCTCTACAAATTTGATGAGAATAATACTGCGAAAAAACTATATGTACTTGAAATGTTCTCCTATCCATCCGGAAGCCAATTACATGCTGGGCATTGGTTTAACTATGGTCCTGTAGATTCTTGGGCTAGAATGAAGAAAATGCAGGGTTATAATGTATTTCAACCAATGGGCTTTGACGCTTTCGGGCTACCTGCTGAAAACTACGCAATAAAAACAGGGGTGCACCCAAAGGACTCTACAGAGCAAAACATTATTACTATGGAAAAGCAATTAAAGGCTATGGGAGCAATGTTTAATTGGGATCATGAAGTTGTAACTTGCCGTCCAGATTATTATAAATGGACTCAATGGTTATTCTTAAAACTATTTGAAAAAGGTCTTGCTTACAGGAAAAAAGCACCTGTAAATTGGTGCCCTAGCTGTAGTACAGTCCTTGCAAATGAACAAGTATTAGTAGATGGTTCTTGTGAGCGATGTGGCACTGAGGTTACTAAAAAGAATTTGACACAATGGTTTTTAAAAATTACTGATTATGCTGATGAACTATTAGAAAAGCTTGATACCTTGGATTGGCCTGAAAAAACTAAAGCAATGCAAAAACATTGGATAGGAAAATCTACTGGTGCTGAGGTTACATTTAAGGTAGCAGATTCAGATATAGACTTTAGTGTATTCACTACAAGAGTAGATACTCTATATGGTGTTACCTATGTGGTATTTGCCCCTGAAAATGAACTTGTAGATGTTCTCACTAAAGGTGAATATAAGGCTGCTGTGGTGGCTTATAGAGATGCAGCTAATAAACAGTCTGATATAGAAAGACAATCTATTACAAGAGAAAAAACCGGTGTATTTACTGGTTCCTATGCTATTAATCCTATTAACGGAAGAAAAATCCCTATTTGGGTTGCTGACTATGTATTAAATACCTATGGAACTGGTGCTGTAATGGCTGTTCCTGCTCATGATGATAGAGATTTTGCCTTTGCTACTAAATATAATTTACCTATTGAGAGAGTAATTGTTGGTTATAAAAGCGTAATTTCAGGTACCGAAAACGCGATGGCGAGCGATGAAAATCTTCCTTATACGGAACATGGAAAAATGGTAAATAGTGAAGAGTTTAATGGTTTATCCACGGAGGAGGGAAAAGACGCTGTAGTAAAAAAATTAGAAGTTCAAAACTTAGGAACAGGAAAAGTAAACTTTAGGCTTCGTGATTGGTTAGTATCAAGACAAAGATATTGGGGAGCTCCTATTCCAATAATTCACTGTGATAAATGTGGGACTGTTCCAGTACCAGAAGATCAGCTTCCTGTAGAACTACCTTATGACGTAGAGTTTGCGCCTGACGGCGAATCACCTCTTGCTAAATCTTCGGATTTTATTAATGTACCTTGCCCTGTTTGTGGCAGTCCTGCGCGTCGTGAGGCAGATACCTTGGATACCTTTGTTTGTTCATCTTTCTACTATTTAAGATATGTAGATAACAAAAATAGTGAAAAGGCTTTTGATACAGACTTAATAAACAAAATGCTCCCTGTAGACAAATATGTTGGTGGGCCTGAACATGCATGTATGCACTTACTTTATGCAAGATTTATCACCAAAGCTCTTCGCGATATGGGCTACTTAAACTTTGATGAACCTTTCTTATCTCTTACACATCAGGGTTTAATTTTAGGACCAGACGGATTAAAAATGAGTAAATCCAAAGGAAACACTATTTCCCCAGACAAGTATATACAAGAGTTTGGCTCAGATGTGTTTAGAATGTACCTAATGTTTGGCTTTGGTTATACTGATGGTGGCGCTTGGAGTGATGATGGTATAAAAGCTATCGGTAAGTTCGTTGATAGAATTGAACGAGCAATTGATACTGGAATTAACGAAATGTTAAAGGAAAGTAATAAAGCAGAATCTCTTCATACGGCAGAAAAAGAATTAAACTACTGGAGACATTTTGCAATAAAGGGAGTTACTGAAGACGCAGAAAAGCTTCAATTTAATACTGCTATTGCAAGACTTATGGAACTTACAAATGCCATATCAAAATATGTTAATGAAGAAACCGTAAATAGTAGCTTCTTAAAAGAAGTGCTTGTGGATTACCTTTTACTTTTAGCTCCATTTGCTCCTCACTTCTCGGAAGAAAAGTGGGAAACCTTAGGTATGGATTACTCTATATTTAATCAAAGTTGGCCTAAGTTTGATAAAGAAGCCCTAATCAAAGATGAAATAGAGATAGCTATTCAAGTAAATGGTAAAATTAAATCCCGAATAATTATAGCTCAAGGTTTAGATGAAGATGCTATAAAAGAAGCCGCTCTTGCGGATGAAACACTAATTGCTTCACTAGAGGGCAAAACTGTAAGAAAGATTATTGTAATTAAAGGACGCCTAGTTAATATAGTGGCTTCTTAG
- a CDS encoding J domain-containing protein has protein sequence MANPYEILGVREGSSKEDIKKAYREQAKKYHPDQYGDNPLKDLAEEKMQELNEAYDSLMKNTSSSNSYQSSNTYNSSNNYNSSSNDDYVNRDIYQSIRMDLNSGNLSSAEQKLGSMNTKTAEWNYLMGMVHLKKSWHDSAYNFISKACSLEPNNVEYRRSFNELNTRNTNYRGNYYGRRNRDSDMGNMCINLWCADSICECLGGDLISCC, from the coding sequence ATGGCAAATCCATATGAAATACTTGGTGTACGCGAAGGCTCATCAAAAGAAGATATTAAAAAGGCTTATAGAGAACAGGCAAAAAAATATCACCCTGATCAGTATGGTGATAATCCACTAAAAGATTTAGCAGAAGAAAAAATGCAGGAACTAAATGAAGCTTATGATTCACTTATGAAAAATACAAGTTCCTCTAATAGCTACCAGTCTTCAAATACTTATAATTCTTCTAACAATTATAATTCTTCTTCAAATGATGACTATGTTAACAGAGACATATATCAATCAATAAGAATGGATTTAAACAGTGGAAACCTTTCTTCTGCTGAGCAGAAATTAGGTTCCATGAATACAAAAACGGCTGAATGGAATTATTTAATGGGAATGGTTCATTTAAAAAAGAGCTGGCATGACAGTGCTTACAATTTTATTAGCAAAGCCTGCTCACTAGAGCCTAATAATGTTGAATATAGGAGAAGCTTTAATGAACTAAATACTAGAAACACAAATTATAGAGGTAACTATTATGGCAGACGCAACAGAGATTCTGATATGGGTAATATGTGTATTAACTTATGGTGTGCGGATAGTATTTGTGAATGTTTAGGCGGAGATCTTATTTCCTGTTGCTAA
- a CDS encoding DUF2225 domain-containing protein encodes MGFDNINDIKIYNKEITIEKEKKEENTEKSLLYSKEVTCPVCNHVFKASAVKSSAYRMIKKDSDFFIRYSLINPYFYDVWVCNSCGYSAMKADFYSIRSIEIEQVQKSISPKWKGRMYPELYDVHVAIERYKLSLLNYIVINAKSSKKAITCMKLAWMHRLLETEEAQEMELTFLKQALEGLSDAYYSEVFPIYGMDKYSAMYLIGELNRRLGDTENSLVWFSNVITTPNVKQSLKELARDMKDLIKEEAATLLAANDNLNKASTENFEPIETIKKSGFFSKIFK; translated from the coding sequence ATGGGCTTTGATAATATTAACGATATTAAAATCTATAATAAAGAAATTACAATTGAGAAAGAGAAAAAAGAAGAGAACACTGAAAAGTCTCTTCTATATAGTAAAGAAGTTACCTGTCCAGTATGTAACCATGTTTTTAAAGCTAGCGCAGTAAAATCCTCGGCTTACAGGATGATAAAAAAAGATAGTGACTTTTTTATTAGATATTCACTAATTAATCCTTATTTCTATGATGTTTGGGTTTGTAATTCTTGCGGATATTCAGCTATGAAAGCAGATTTCTATAGTATACGAAGTATAGAAATAGAACAAGTACAAAAGTCTATATCGCCTAAGTGGAAGGGGAGAATGTATCCTGAACTTTATGATGTACATGTTGCTATCGAAAGGTACAAACTCTCCCTTCTAAATTATATAGTAATCAATGCAAAATCAAGTAAGAAGGCCATCACTTGTATGAAGCTTGCCTGGATGCACAGGTTACTCGAAACCGAAGAAGCCCAGGAGATGGAGCTAACATTCTTAAAGCAGGCACTAGAAGGACTTAGTGACGCATATTACTCAGAGGTATTCCCCATATATGGCATGGATAAATACAGTGCTATGTATCTTATTGGGGAATTAAATAGACGTCTAGGCGATACAGAAAATTCACTAGTGTGGTTTAGTAATGTGATAACAACTCCTAATGTAAAGCAGAGTCTGAAAGAACTTGCTCGTGATATGAAAGACTTGATAAAAGAAGAAGCTGCTACATTATTAGCTGCTAATGATAATCTAAATAAAGCTTCTACAGAGAACTTTGAGCCAATAGAAACTATTAAGAAATCTGGTTTTTTCTCTAAAATATTTAAATAG